The genomic region GCAGGCGAAACCTTCGTTGAGCCAGATATCTTTCCATTCGGCAATGCCCACGGAGTTACCAAACCATTGGTGCGCTAATTCATGGGCGATCAAACGCTCAAAGCGATGATTGCCCATGATGTGGTTGGAGCCGAAGATAGAGAGCCCTTGTGCTTCCAGCGGGATTTCTAACTCATCTTCGGTGATAACCACCTGGTAATCGGGGAAAGGGTAGTCCCCGAAGAGGGATTCAAAAAAGTCCAGCATTTCCTGCTGTTGTTTAAACTCTTCCATCACCCGCGCGCGCAAGTGACTTGGGGCCCACGCGGTGGTGTTGCGTCCGAGCTGGAATTTGCTAAATTCTCCCACCTGTATGGTGGCCAGGTACGTCGCCATGGGGCTATCGACGCGGTAGTGCCACTCGGTGGTGCTATTGCGGTTTTTCTTGGACACGAGCGTGCCATTGGAGATGACAGTGAAGGGATCATCCGCGGTGACGCGAATATCGTAAGTCGCTTTTTCGCCCGGGGTGTCATCACACGGGAACCAACTGGGAGCGCCATTGGGCTGTGAAGCAACGAGTGCGCCGGCTTCGGTTTCTTCCCAGCCGATTTCTCCCCACGTTGTTCGGATGGGGCGCGGGTTGCCGCCATAGCGCACGGTGAGAATGAATTCTTCGCCGGCTTCAATGACCTCATCGAAAGTAATGCGAATCTTGCCGCCCGACTGCCGAAAGCGCGTGATTTTGATGTGCTTATTCGCGGAGAGCCGACGCGTGGCCATCGCACCGCCCAGGTCAAGGGTGAGTTTGTCTAAGTCTTCCACGGTGCGAATGTGCAGCTTAGCCTCACCGGAAAGCAGGTTCGGCATAACCCGGTAGACCAAATCAAGCTCATAGTGCTCGATGGAAAAACCAACGTTGTAATCAACGCCGGTATAAGGATCGGTATATTCCCCGGACAAACGCCGAAGGGCGGTAGAA from Corynebacterium ammoniagenes DSM 20306 harbors:
- a CDS encoding M1 family metallopeptidase, with the translated sequence MKSLLSTALRRLSGEYTDPYTGVDYNVGFSIEHYELDLVYRVMPNLLSGEAKLHIRTVEDLDKLTLDLGGAMATRRLSANKHIKITRFRQSGGKIRITFDEVIEAGEEFILTVRYGGNPRPIRTTWGEIGWEETEAGALVASQPNGAPSWFPCDDTPGEKATYDIRVTADDPFTVISNGTLVSKKNRNSTTEWHYRVDSPMATYLATIQVGEFSKFQLGRNTTAWAPSHLRARVMEEFKQQQEMLDFFESLFGDYPFPDYQVVITEDELEIPLEAQGLSIFGSNHIMGNHRFERLIAHELAHQWFGNSVGIAEWKDIWLNEGFACYCEWLWVEHKGSETAHDLARSHYLVLSRKDEDLLLADPGARDMFDDRVYKRGAIAIHALRRALGDEAFFTAVRNYLHQARNSTVAPKDFFGHMDDAALEAGVALDEIARLSDAWLNHTPLPKFPA